One stretch of Oxobacter pfennigii DNA includes these proteins:
- a CDS encoding P-loop NTPase fold protein, protein MLNCPRKEEVEKPLRELDSRILAVIDDIDRLSNEQICLIFRLVSAI, encoded by the coding sequence ATTCTAAACTGTCCTAGAAAAGAAGAAGTAGAAAAACCGTTAAGAGAATTAGATTCGAGAATTTTGGCAGTAATTGATGATATTGATAGACTTTCTAATGAACAAATTTGTTTAATTTTCCGGTTGGTCAGTGCAATATAA
- a CDS encoding ABC transporter permease — MNRMLKYSATTIFRMLLLLLGVSLVSFMLIVSAPIDPVTSFVGAESGVSQEQKDLVAQHWGLDKPPAERYVTWLKNTLKGDMGMSPTFQKPVAAILGERFVASLVLMAVAWAMSGILGFVLGVLCGAMEGSLFDKCIKTFCFVLSSTPTFWIGLLLLMVFAISLGWFPIGLAVPIGKAAADVTIWDRIYHLVLPAFTLSVTGVASIALHTRQKMIDVLKSDYVLFAKARGESNWTLIKRHGLRNIAIPAITLQFASFSELFGGSVLAENVFSYPGLGSAASIAGLRGDVPLLLGVAMFSVLFVFIGNLTANLLYGVLNPQIREGGKLR, encoded by the coding sequence ATGAATCGAATGTTAAAGTACTCCGCCACCACAATATTTCGAATGCTTCTTTTATTGTTAGGCGTAAGTTTGGTTAGCTTTATGCTGATAGTTTCGGCTCCCATTGACCCGGTAACTTCCTTTGTAGGCGCCGAGTCCGGGGTCTCCCAGGAGCAGAAGGATTTGGTAGCACAGCATTGGGGCCTGGACAAACCACCGGCCGAGAGATATGTCACATGGCTTAAAAACACGCTGAAAGGTGATATGGGAATGTCACCTACTTTTCAAAAACCCGTCGCTGCAATCTTAGGTGAACGCTTTGTGGCATCCCTTGTCTTGATGGCTGTTGCCTGGGCAATGTCCGGCATACTGGGCTTTGTTTTAGGTGTACTTTGCGGTGCCATGGAAGGCAGCCTCTTCGATAAATGTATCAAAACCTTTTGCTTTGTTCTTTCTTCCACCCCCACATTTTGGATTGGGCTATTGCTTTTAATGGTTTTTGCCATTTCATTGGGATGGTTCCCCATAGGTCTTGCTGTCCCGATAGGGAAGGCGGCAGCAGATGTAACCATTTGGGATAGAATCTACCATCTTGTTTTGCCGGCCTTTACTTTAAGTGTTACCGGAGTAGCTTCAATTGCTCTGCATACAAGGCAGAAGATGATAGATGTATTGAAGAGCGATTACGTATTGTTTGCAAAGGCTCGAGGTGAAAGCAATTGGACGCTCATAAAACGTCACGGACTGCGCAATATTGCGATTCCTGCAATCACGCTGCAGTTTGCTTCCTTCAGTGAGCTCTTCGGCGGAAGCGTTCTCGCTGAAAATGTATTTTCCTACCCGGGATTAGGCAGTGCTGCCAGTATAGCAGGATTAAGAGGCGATGTTCCTTTGCTCCTGGGTGTTGCAATGTTTTCGGTATTATTTGTATTTATAGGCAATCTTACAGCAAACCTGCTCTATGGAGTGCTGAATCCTCAGATAAGGGAAGGGGGTAAGCTAAGATGA
- a CDS encoding ABC transporter substrate-binding protein has product MNKKLLSFLLIIMLAVSQLAGCANNNKPNEASAKDSLVVSVGGLTGGNYDPCKGYGSNGTSIFHTALLKINTDVQTEYDLATGYTVSDDGLVYTFTIRDDVKFSDGEPLTPEDVVFTYMTAKTSGSSVDLTMLEKAEVIDGKVKFTLNKPYSPFIRTTALIGIVPEHAYGDTYAANPIGTGPFKVKQLDINQQLIVEPNEYYYGIKSPFKQITFLSLDEEAALASAKSGELDVVMVNPEYASEEVNGMHIVTIKTSDNRGFNLPTIPETVNSSGVTVGSNVTSDPAVRKALNIGISRQEIIDNALNGVGTPSWVRFEGLPWASLEPAFTDGKVEEAKKLLEDAGWVDSDGDGIREKNGIKCEFKITGRTDDLQRYNLAVALSQNAKKLGINIVAEAMDWASAQKIARAVPTCIGTGDYSYKDVFNAFHSSLGGIDIVNLGNSPMYDNPKVDEYLDKMIASTTEEEAIEYAKKAQYDGTTGANVDFPYLWLVNIDHSYFVRDGLSLGVQRIHPHGHGTPVVQNLNEWKFE; this is encoded by the coding sequence ATGAACAAAAAATTACTTTCTTTTCTGCTGATAATTATGCTTGCAGTATCCCAGTTGGCAGGCTGTGCCAACAACAACAAACCAAATGAAGCATCGGCAAAGGATTCTTTAGTTGTCTCCGTAGGCGGATTAACCGGAGGAAATTATGATCCATGTAAAGGTTATGGCAGCAATGGAACCAGTATCTTTCATACAGCTTTATTGAAAATAAACACAGATGTACAAACCGAGTATGACCTTGCCACCGGCTATACAGTAAGTGATGATGGTTTAGTTTATACTTTTACCATAAGAGACGATGTTAAATTTTCCGATGGCGAGCCTTTGACTCCCGAGGATGTAGTATTTACTTACATGACCGCAAAAACCAGCGGTTCCAGTGTAGATCTTACAATGCTTGAAAAAGCGGAAGTGATTGACGGCAAAGTGAAGTTCACATTAAATAAGCCTTATTCACCTTTCATAAGGACAACCGCTCTCATTGGAATAGTGCCTGAACATGCATATGGTGATACATATGCCGCAAATCCCATAGGAACCGGACCATTTAAGGTAAAGCAGCTTGATATAAACCAGCAGCTCATTGTTGAACCCAACGAATATTATTATGGAATAAAATCACCCTTCAAGCAGATTACATTCCTGAGCCTGGATGAAGAAGCAGCCCTTGCATCGGCAAAATCCGGCGAGCTTGATGTTGTTATGGTCAATCCGGAATATGCATCAGAAGAAGTAAACGGAATGCACATCGTAACAATAAAAACCTCGGATAACCGCGGCTTTAATCTGCCCACCATTCCTGAAACCGTTAATTCCTCCGGTGTGACGGTAGGAAGCAATGTAACCTCAGACCCGGCGGTAAGAAAAGCATTAAACATAGGAATAAGCCGTCAGGAAATCATCGATAATGCATTAAACGGTGTAGGTACACCAAGCTGGGTTCGCTTTGAAGGCTTGCCATGGGCAAGTCTGGAACCTGCCTTTACTGACGGAAAAGTTGAAGAAGCAAAGAAGCTTCTTGAGGATGCAGGATGGGTTGACTCTGACGGTGACGGAATCCGTGAGAAAAACGGCATAAAATGCGAATTTAAGATTACCGGACGTACAGATGATTTACAGCGCTATAATCTGGCGGTAGCTTTAAGTCAAAACGCTAAAAAACTGGGTATAAACATAGTTGCCGAAGCAATGGATTGGGCATCGGCACAGAAAATAGCAAGAGCAGTTCCTACCTGTATAGGTACAGGTGATTACAGCTATAAGGATGTTTTTAACGCCTTCCATTCATCACTTGGCGGAATAGACATAGTTAACCTTGGAAATTCGCCCATGTACGATAATCCTAAAGTCGATGAATACTTAGATAAAATGATAGCATCAACTACTGAAGAAGAAGCCATAGAATATGCTAAAAAAGCACAATATGACGGCACAACCGGCGCAAATGTTGATTTCCCGTATCTGTGGCTGGTAAATATCGATCATTCCTATTTCGTAAGAGACGGTTTAAGCCTTGGTGTCCAGAGAATACATCCGCACGGACATGGCACACCGGTAGTACAAAACTTAAATGAGTGGAAATTTGAATAA
- a CDS encoding helix-turn-helix domain-containing protein has protein sequence MAVSEQLKILCVKLNISVSELARLSGKSPQAFSQKMKRESFTVDELKQIAESSGCKYIGAFELPNGERVEY, from the coding sequence GTGGCAGTGTCTGAACAGCTTAAAATCCTTTGTGTAAAACTGAACATCAGCGTCTCTGAGCTTGCCCGGCTATCCGGAAAAAGTCCGCAAGCTTTCAGTCAGAAAATGAAGCGCGAAAGTTTCACTGTTGATGAATTAAAGCAAATTGCCGAATCATCAGGCTGTAAATATATAGGAGCCTTTGAATTGCCTAATGGCGAGAGGGTAGAATATTAA
- the guaB gene encoding IMP dehydrogenase, producing the protein MSGKFLKQGLTFDDVLLVPQKSEVLPRDVSTSTYLTKKIKLNIPIMSAGMDTVTEARLAIAMAREGGIGIIHKNMSIENQASEVDKVKRSEHGVITDPFFLSPDHKVSDALELMSRYRISGVPITESGRLVGILTNRDLRFETDYTRYIKEVMTKDNLITAPEDTTLAKAEDILKKYKIEKLPLVDDAFNLRGLITIKDIEKAIEFPNSAKDSNGRLIVGAAVGVTADMLDRVKALVESKVDVVVLDTAHGHSRGVIEGLSRIKEAYPTLQVIAGNVATAEATRDLINAGADCIKVGIGPGSICTTRVVAGVGVPQVTAIVDCAEEADKFGIPVIADGGIKYSGDIVKSLAAGASIVMIGSLFAGTAESPGDTEIFQGRSFKVYRGMGSLGAMQSGSRDRYFQENAKKLVPEGVEGRVPYKGPLADTVYQMVGGLRSGMGYCGAASIEDLRTNAKFITITAAGLRESHPHDIQITKESPNYTAGI; encoded by the coding sequence ATTAGCGGCAAATTTTTAAAACAAGGACTGACATTTGACGATGTACTGCTTGTACCCCAAAAATCAGAAGTCCTGCCGAGGGATGTAAGCACTTCAACATATTTAACTAAAAAAATAAAACTCAACATACCAATCATGAGTGCCGGTATGGATACCGTTACGGAGGCCAGGCTGGCAATAGCCATGGCCAGAGAAGGCGGAATAGGCATCATTCATAAGAATATGTCCATAGAAAACCAGGCGTCAGAAGTTGATAAGGTTAAAAGATCCGAACACGGTGTCATTACTGACCCTTTTTTCTTATCACCTGACCACAAGGTGTCCGATGCTCTGGAATTGATGTCAAGATACAGAATATCCGGCGTACCTATTACCGAAAGCGGAAGACTGGTAGGCATCTTAACAAACAGGGATTTAAGATTTGAAACAGACTACACAAGATATATCAAGGAAGTAATGACCAAGGATAATCTTATCACAGCTCCTGAGGATACCACATTAGCTAAGGCAGAAGATATTTTAAAAAAATATAAAATAGAAAAGCTGCCTTTGGTAGACGATGCTTTCAATCTGAGAGGACTAATTACAATAAAAGATATAGAAAAAGCCATCGAGTTCCCCAATTCTGCCAAGGATAGTAACGGCAGGCTTATTGTAGGAGCAGCAGTAGGCGTAACCGCAGATATGCTGGATAGGGTTAAAGCCCTAGTTGAATCAAAGGTAGACGTAGTTGTATTGGATACTGCCCATGGCCATTCCAGAGGAGTAATAGAAGGTTTATCGAGAATCAAAGAAGCTTATCCAACCTTGCAGGTAATTGCAGGTAATGTTGCAACTGCTGAAGCTACAAGAGACTTGATAAATGCAGGAGCAGATTGTATCAAAGTAGGAATAGGCCCCGGCTCCATATGCACAACCAGAGTTGTTGCAGGAGTGGGCGTTCCCCAGGTTACCGCAATTGTTGACTGTGCGGAAGAAGCCGATAAATTCGGAATACCTGTTATAGCCGACGGCGGAATTAAATATTCAGGGGACATAGTAAAATCCCTTGCTGCAGGAGCCAGTATTGTAATGATAGGCTCCCTCTTTGCAGGAACTGCCGAAAGCCCCGGAGATACTGAAATATTCCAGGGCAGAAGCTTTAAGGTATACAGGGGGATGGGCTCATTAGGAGCTATGCAGAGCGGAAGCCGTGACAGATACTTCCAGGAAAACGCTAAAAAGCTGGTGCCGGAAGGCGTTGAAGGAAGAGTGCCGTATAAGGGACCTCTTGCAGACACTGTATATCAGATGGTGGGAGGCCTTCGCTCGGGCATGGGTTACTGCGGTGCAGCTTCCATAGAGGATTTGAGAACCAACGCTAAATTCATTACAATTACTGCAGCCGGATTAAGAGAAAGTCATCCTCATGATATTCAGATAACAAAAGAATCACCAAACTACACTGCCGGTATTTAA
- the guaA gene encoding glutamine-hydrolyzing GMP synthase encodes MDKKELVLVIDFGGQYNQLIARRVRENNVYCEILPYDTTVEVIREKNPKGIIFTGGPSSVHDEGAPTIDKIVFELGIPILGICYGCQLIGHLFEGKVEKGEAREYGRTNIKFDKSSKLFKDIDEESLCWMSHTLHVSTIPQGYRISATTATCPVAAMENEEKGIYGVQFHPEVEHTVMGKEIIKNFLFEICGLKGDWNMGSFTDEQVKDIKALVGDKKVLCALSGGVDSSVAAVLVHKAVGKQLTCIFVDHGLLRKDEGDEVEKTFKGQFDMNLIRVDAKDRFLKKLEGVSDPERKRKIIGEEFIRVFEEEANKLGDIDYLVQGTIYPDVVESGTKTAATIKSHHNVGGLPEDMNLKLIEPLRTLFKDEVRKVGEELKIPRHIVWRQPFPGPGLAIRVLGDITEDKLHIVREADAILREEVAKAGLDREIWQYFACLPNIRSVGVMGDERTYSYTIALRAVTSSDGMTSDWAKVPYEVLGLISSRIVNEVPNVNRVVYDITSKPPATIEWE; translated from the coding sequence ATGGATAAAAAAGAACTGGTGCTGGTAATCGACTTTGGAGGTCAGTATAACCAGCTCATTGCAAGAAGAGTAAGAGAAAATAACGTATATTGCGAAATATTACCTTATGATACAACTGTTGAAGTAATAAGGGAGAAAAACCCCAAGGGCATTATCTTCACCGGAGGGCCCAGCAGCGTACATGACGAGGGTGCTCCAACCATAGATAAAATAGTGTTTGAACTTGGCATACCCATCCTTGGAATATGCTATGGCTGCCAGTTAATCGGCCATTTGTTTGAAGGTAAGGTTGAAAAGGGTGAAGCCAGGGAATACGGAAGAACCAATATAAAATTTGATAAGTCCAGCAAGCTCTTTAAGGATATAGATGAAGAATCCCTTTGCTGGATGAGCCATACCCTTCATGTTTCCACCATCCCCCAAGGGTACAGGATTTCTGCAACAACAGCCACCTGTCCCGTTGCGGCAATGGAAAATGAAGAAAAGGGCATATACGGTGTACAGTTCCATCCGGAAGTTGAACATACCGTTATGGGGAAAGAAATCATAAAGAATTTTTTATTTGAAATATGCGGCTTAAAAGGCGATTGGAACATGGGTTCCTTTACCGATGAGCAGGTTAAGGATATAAAAGCCTTAGTAGGAGACAAAAAAGTACTATGCGCACTTTCCGGCGGAGTTGACTCCTCCGTTGCAGCAGTCCTGGTTCACAAGGCTGTAGGAAAGCAGCTCACCTGCATATTCGTCGACCATGGACTATTAAGAAAAGATGAAGGCGATGAAGTAGAAAAGACCTTTAAGGGCCAGTTTGATATGAACCTTATAAGGGTTGATGCCAAAGACAGGTTCCTAAAGAAATTAGAAGGGGTATCCGACCCTGAGAGGAAAAGAAAAATCATAGGCGAAGAATTCATAAGGGTATTTGAGGAAGAAGCCAACAAGCTTGGTGACATAGATTACCTTGTACAGGGAACCATTTATCCTGACGTTGTTGAAAGCGGAACAAAAACTGCGGCAACAATAAAAAGCCATCACAACGTAGGCGGCCTTCCCGAAGACATGAACCTAAAGCTAATCGAGCCCTTGAGGACATTATTCAAAGACGAAGTAAGAAAAGTGGGAGAAGAGCTTAAAATTCCAAGACACATAGTATGGAGACAGCCCTTCCCGGGCCCGGGCCTAGCAATAAGGGTATTAGGTGACATCACAGAAGATAAGCTTCATATTGTCCGCGAGGCCGATGCAATATTAAGAGAAGAAGTTGCAAAAGCAGGCCTGGACAGGGAAATATGGCAGTACTTTGCCTGCCTTCCCAACATAAGAAGCGTAGGAGTAATGGGTGATGAAAGGACCTATTCCTACACAATAGCCCTAAGAGCCGTAACCAGCTCCGACGGCATGACCAGCGACTGGGCAAAGGTTCCCTATGAAGTACTCGGCCTGATTTCAAGCAGAATAGTAAACGAAGTACCAAACGTAAACAGAGTGGTTTATGATATCACCAGTAAGCCGCCGGCAACAATAGAGTGGGAATGA
- a CDS encoding Fic family protein encodes MKIIEKIDRCHEAISAVRPFEGHMLKQLKDYYRIGLTWSSNAIEGNTLTISETKVVLEDGLTVAGRPLRDLYETVGHGNAYNFMFTLIRENRISTTDIKAMHRLFFKEIDEENAGIWRKEPIIVTGTDYAFPHPGELDGHMSELEDWIAKERSKYHPVTFAGLLHLKFVSIHPFIDGNGRASRLIMNLALIQDGYQLAIIPPVLRAEYNDAIRQYQNKGNPEPFCDFIAERVYETQKEIMRLLHIPLPDIK; translated from the coding sequence ATGAAGATAATTGAAAAAATCGACCGCTGCCACGAGGCTATAAGTGCAGTTCGTCCCTTTGAAGGACACATGTTAAAGCAACTTAAGGACTACTACCGTATCGGTCTTACCTGGTCTAGTAATGCCATAGAGGGAAATACCCTTACCATCAGTGAGACTAAAGTAGTACTTGAAGACGGTCTTACCGTTGCCGGCCGGCCGCTTCGGGATTTATATGAAACGGTTGGTCATGGAAATGCTTATAATTTCATGTTCACCTTAATAAGAGAAAATCGTATTTCTACGACAGATATAAAAGCTATGCATCGACTGTTCTTCAAGGAGATTGACGAAGAGAATGCCGGCATCTGGCGTAAGGAGCCAATCATAGTCACAGGGACTGATTATGCATTCCCGCATCCGGGCGAATTGGATGGGCATATGAGTGAACTTGAAGACTGGATTGCGAAGGAACGCAGCAAATATCACCCTGTAACCTTTGCCGGACTGCTTCATCTCAAGTTCGTAAGTATCCATCCGTTTATTGATGGAAATGGCAGAGCCAGCCGCCTCATCATGAACCTTGCGCTCATTCAGGACGGCTACCAGCTGGCTATCATTCCTCCGGTACTCAGAGCGGAATATAACGATGCTATACGACAGTATCAGAACAAAGGAAATCCTGAACCCTTCTGTGATTTCATCGCTGAGCGGGTGTATGAGACGCAAAAAGAAATCATGCGATTGCTGCACATCCCTTTACCTGATATAAAATAA